The proteins below are encoded in one region of Helianthus annuus cultivar XRQ/B chromosome 2, HanXRQr2.0-SUNRISE, whole genome shotgun sequence:
- the LOC110906112 gene encoding uncharacterized protein LOC110906112 — protein MAEDQHSQNHQPTNPQKPPRVPEIGGGGLKANYPNPPDATNPDPATLREQWKYATRQYGKWYGHAWGTAILAGISFFALGWVIKGGNPIPSFHQNDDASPPDVKEKR, from the coding sequence ATGGCCGAGGATCAGCACAGCCAAAACCACCAACCTACAAACCCTCAAAAGCCCCCTAGGGTTCCTGAAATCGGAGGAGGGGGTTTGAAAGCGAATTACCCGAACCCACCGGACGCAACGAACCCGGACCCCGCAACCCTAAGGGAGCAGTGGAAGTACGCCACCAGACAGTACGGCAAATGGTACGGACACGCTTGGGGCACCGCCATACTCGCCGGAATTTCTTTCTTCGCTCTTGGCTGGGTTATTAAAGGCGGTAACCCTATCCCTTCTTTCCACCAAAACGACGACGCTTCTCCTCCTGATGTTAAGGAAAAGAGATGA
- the LOC110904419 gene encoding THO complex subunit 4A, whose product MSNLDMSLDDMIKMNKKSRASENPRSRPPNSGPGPSRRRPNRASKRATPYGAQKVEAPETTWGHDMYEGHAAAHPARSNQVTGIETGTKLLISNLDYGVSNEDIKELFAEVGDLKRATIHYDRSGRSKGTAEVVFSRRRDAELAIKRYDNVQLDGKPMKIDLVGTNMGNDGGPNNAGGNQNGGPRRGGVMGRLRGGGQTMRPQGGGGQTRGQGSGGGGGGGGRGGRGRGRGRGGGGERSAVKVSAEDLDADLEKYHAGSMQTD is encoded by the exons ATGTCTAATTTGGATATGTCTCTCGACGATATGATAAAGATGAACAAGAAATCACGAGCGTCTGAAAACCCTAGATCTAGACCTCCTAATTCTGGTCCTGGACCCTCTCGCCGCAGGCCCAATCGTGCTTCCAAACGGGCAACACCATACGGTGCACAAAAG GTTGAAGCACCAGAGACGACATGGGGACATGACATGTATGAAGGTCATGCTGCAGCACACCCCGCAAGGTCAAACCAGGTTACAGGAATAGAGACTGGCACCAAACTTCTCATATCAAACTTGGATTATGGTGTTTCCAATGAAGATATCAAG GAGCTTTTTGCAGAGGTAGGTGACCTGAAACGAGCAACAATACACTATGATAGAAGTGGCAGATCAAAG GGAACGGCAGAAGTAGTGTTTTCAAGGCGTAGAGATGCAGAACTGGCTATCAAGAGATACGATAATGTTCAATTAGATGGAAAGCCCATGAAAATTGACTTGGTAGGAACAAACATGGGAAATGATGGCGGTCCGAATAATGCTGGTGGAAACCAAAATGGTGGACCAAGAAG AGGTGGGGTTATGGGGAGACTTAGAGGTGGTGGTCAAACAATGAGGCCGCAAGGAGGTGGTGGTCAGACGAGGGGGCAAGGaagtggcggcggcggtggtggtggtgggagaGGCGGCAGGGGCAGGGGAAGAGGCAGAGGGGGAGGAGGAGAACGTAGTGCTGTGAAGGTGTCTGCTGAAGATCTGGATGCAGATTTAGAGAAGTACCATGCCGGATCAATGCAAACGGATTAA